AATCATTTCCTATAGCATAAATGCCCGTTATTTCCCTTTTTAGATAAAGAAAAAATAGATAAGGTTGCTTTTTATCAAGATTGTACATTTTTTTAGAACATGCTACGATACGGAAGGAATAGAAAGGAATGAGAATTCTTGAATTATGATGTTATCGTTATTGGCGGAGGACCTTCTGGATTAATGGCAGCCATATCTGCGGCGGAGCACGGAGGTAAAACGCTGCTTGTTGAAAAAGGAAAGAAGCTTGGCAAGAAATTAGCCATCTCCGGTGGCGGCCGCTGTAATGTTACGAACCGTTTACCGCAAGAGGAAGTAATCAAACACATTCCCGGTAATGGTAAATTTTTATATAGTCCGTTTTCAGTATTTAATAATTATGACATTATTGATTATTTTGAAGGCCTTGGCATTGCTTTGAAAGAAGAAGATCACGGCAGAATGTTTCCTGCGTCCAATAAATCCATGGACGTGGTCAATGCGTTGATTCAGCAATTAGAAGAACAAGGCGTTACCGTTAAAATGAACACGCGCGTAGCCGCTTTAGAATACGGAGAAGAGATGCACACGGTACACATAGAAGAAGAAGCCCCGGTGACAGCAGCGTCCATTGTTATTGCTGCCGGCGGAAAAGCTGTACCGCATACCGGCTCAACAGGGGATGCTTATCCATGGGCTAAAACAGCCGGCCATACGGTAACGACACTGTATCCAACCGAAGTGGCGCTTACTTCGAAGGAAGCTTTTATTAAGGATAAGAAGCTTCAAGGTCTGTCTTTACGGGATATTCGTTTAAGCGTTCTGAACAAACGCGGGAAACCAATTATCACCCACCAGATGGATATGATTTTCACGCATTTCGGTATTTCCGGACCTGCTGTTTTACGCTGTTCCCAGTTCGTTGTTAAAGAGCTGATGCGTGGCAGAGATGCCGTTGAAATGCACCTTGATATTTTACCGGAAATAACAGAAGACGATTTATTAACACAAATTAAGGATATTCTTGCAGACAATCCTAAAAAAGCGTTTAAAAACGCCGTCAAAGGAATTATTCCCGAACGCCTGCTTGACTATTTCATGGAGAAACATGCTATCGGTGCCGAACAAAAATGCGCTAATATCTCGAAAAGCACCACCCTTTCCTTCGTGAAAGATATCAAAAACTTTTCCTTCCTGGTACATGGCAGCCTTCCAATGGAAAAGGCATTTGTGACCGGTGGAGGTATTTCGATTAAAGAAATTGTTCCTAACACGATGAAATCCAAAATCATGCATGGATTATATTTTTGCGGAGAAGTTTTAGATATCCACGGCTACACCGGCGGATATAACATCACCTCTGCCCTTGTTACCGGAAGAATCGCCGGCATGAATGCAGCATTAGACGCAACAGCACACACTGCCAATTAATCCCTTTCATAATTTATTTTCTTATGGAAAGAATAAGTTTGTCTAAGCTGGCCATCTATATGATTGTCCAGCAGCTAATAACATCCTTTTCACACTTATTTGAAGGGACGGGTGAACATGGAAAAAAACGCCATTTGGCTGCCATTGGTTGCCTCTGTCGGTATTGGAGCAGCTACATTTTACTCTATGACCAGTCAGCAGCAAAATGTAGGCCAAGCACTGCAGCAGGCAGCCCCTTTTTTCAGTTCGAAACAAAACGCTGCCTCAGGAAAAAAGGATTCGGAAACATTAGGACCATTTGGAATGAGTTAATAGCTTAGGCTGGGGAAGCATCGGTGATGGTGCTTTCCTTTTTTGTTATCTATAGAAAATGACTTGGAAGTTATGTGATAACAAAAAGAAAAGAAGACATTGCTTTTTATGCTAAATCTCCTTTATATTTTCAACGCTATTAAAACCGGTAAGTTTTAAGATGAGATAGACTTATGCTTTTGTTTTTAACAGAGATTTAAGCATTACGACTTTTAAATTTATTTAAGAAAATAACGAGCATAGTTCCAGTGA
The nucleotide sequence above comes from Oceanobacillus timonensis. Encoded proteins:
- a CDS encoding NAD(P)/FAD-dependent oxidoreductase, coding for MNYDVIVIGGGPSGLMAAISAAEHGGKTLLVEKGKKLGKKLAISGGGRCNVTNRLPQEEVIKHIPGNGKFLYSPFSVFNNYDIIDYFEGLGIALKEEDHGRMFPASNKSMDVVNALIQQLEEQGVTVKMNTRVAALEYGEEMHTVHIEEEAPVTAASIVIAAGGKAVPHTGSTGDAYPWAKTAGHTVTTLYPTEVALTSKEAFIKDKKLQGLSLRDIRLSVLNKRGKPIITHQMDMIFTHFGISGPAVLRCSQFVVKELMRGRDAVEMHLDILPEITEDDLLTQIKDILADNPKKAFKNAVKGIIPERLLDYFMEKHAIGAEQKCANISKSTTLSFVKDIKNFSFLVHGSLPMEKAFVTGGGISIKEIVPNTMKSKIMHGLYFCGEVLDIHGYTGGYNITSALVTGRIAGMNAALDATAHTAN